The DNA window CCGTCTCCGTCGGTTCCACATTGAACGCCGCGTCTAAAGCCTTTGCACTTGCCATATGATGTGCAACTGGGCAGACACCGCAGATGCGGGTGGTTATTATTGGCAGGTCTTCTGCTCTTCTGCCCTCACAGAACTTTTCGAAACCTCTCAGTTCCGGAATTTGTAAGTAGGCGTTTTCCACGTTTCCCTCGTCGTTTAGGAATATGGTGATTTTTCCATGGCCTTCCAGCCTTGTGATAGGATCTATAACTATTTTCTTCATTTCATCACCTTCCTTCTCAGGATAGATCTAGCCAAGGAGTATTTGTAGAAGGTTCCAATCGGGTCTACGACCTGATTAATGACATCAGGACTGACAGCGATGGATGCAAGCGCGCTGACTGCGGCGGCACCTTGGTCGGTCACGAGCGGACCTGGGCCATCACATCCAGTGCAAGGTATGTTGACCTTTGGACATTGAGCGCCGCAACCTGCTCGTGTGGCGGGACCCATGCATATTACTCCTTGATCCCAAAAACATGTTTTCAAGTCGTCTTCGATTTCGTAAATTCTTTTTATTTCAGAAAGCTGTTTGTCCTTTTTCTCTCTTGGGCATTCATCACAGATGGATTTGTTTGGCATTAGAACAGATCCTTTTGGAGGTAGCTCGTTCTTGAATATGGCTTCAAAAGCTTGAAGTATGAGGGGAACTGGTGGTGGGCAACCTGAGAGAAAATAGTCCACATCTACTGTCTGGGCTAGGGTTTTCACGGTGTCGTAGAATTCAGGTAGTTTCAGTTCTCCTTCTTTAACCTTAACAGAAGTTTTCGGTGTCACTAGGTCAGGATTTTTCGTTGAAGGGGTTTCAGAGTACGCTCGTTCAAAAATTGTTTCTTTGTTCCAAAGGTTTGCAAGGCTTATAACGCATCCGTCACAGGCGCAGGAGCCAAAGGCTACCAAGACTTTCGCCTTTTTCCTCAGAAGCTTAGCCATGTGTTCCTGTTCTTCAGTTCTGATTGCACCGTTGAAGAAACAAACATCAATGTATTTATCTGGCATTG is part of the Candidatus Bathyarchaeota archaeon genome and encodes:
- a CDS encoding oxidoreductase, yielding MAVLDINEKILDVVANADIIFWPVAMDIKYKDVEAMPDKYIDVCFFNGAIRTEEQEHMAKLLRKKAKVLVAFGSCACDGCVISLANLWNKETIFERAYSETPSTKNPDLVTPKTSVKVKEGELKLPEFYDTVKTLAQTVDVDYFLSGCPPPVPLILQAFEAIFKNELPPKGSVLMPNKSICDECPREKKDKQLSEIKRIYEIEDDLKTCFWDQGVICMGPATRAGCGAQCPKVNIPCTGCDGPGPLVTDQGAAAVSALASIAVSPDVINQVVDPIGTFYKYSLARSILRRKVMK